A genomic stretch from Nilaparvata lugens isolate BPH chromosome 8, ASM1435652v1, whole genome shotgun sequence includes:
- the LOC111055794 gene encoding GPN-loop GTPase 3: MRYAQLVMGPAGSGKSTYCSNLVKHAEDSRKVINVVNIDPAAEYFDYEPLADIRELIHVDDAMEDEDMKFGPNGGLVFCMEYLLENSDWLKEQLGEDVDDDYILFDCPGQIELYTHMQTIRQLTDLLKNWNFNICAVFLVDAQFMVDGPKFLSGTMAALSVMVNLELPHVNILTKMDLLSKSARSKLDNYLDPDPQYLLTDIEATHSKWGRNHHRLSEAIGRIIEDFSLVRFIPLDLRDDENVADVMMTIDNILQYGEDADVKTKDFEYPDENDREDSFS; this comes from the coding sequence ATGAGGTATGCTCAATTGGTTATGGGCCCTGCTGGCAGTGGTAAATCTACTTACTGTTCGAATCTGGTAAAACATGCAGAAGACTCCAGAAAAGTTATTAATGTGGTCAATATTGATCCTGCAGCTGAATACTTTGACTACGAACCGTTGGCTGACATAAGAGAGTTGATTCACGTCGACGATGCAATGGAAGATGAAGACATGAAATTTGGGCCAAATGGAGGTTTGGTTTTCTGCATGGAATACCTCTTGGAAAATTCAGATTGGCTCAAAGAGCAGTTAGGAGAAGATGTTGACGACGACTACATCCTTTTTGATTGTCCTGGACAAATTGAACTCTACACACATATGCAGACCATTCGTCAACTTACTGATCTATTGAAAAACTGGAACTTCAACATTTGTGCGGTGTTTCTTGTTGATGCTCAATTCATGGTTGATGGACCAAAATTCCTCTCAGGTACAATGGCAGCACTGTCAGTAATGGTGAATCTTGAACTGCCCCATGTGAACATTCTAACCAAAATGGATTTGCTTAGTAAATCAGCGCGTAGCAAGTTGGATAATTATCTAGATCCTGATCCTCAATACCTGCTCACTGATATTGAAGCTACTCATTCCAAGTGGGGGCGCAATCATCATCGTCTTTCTGAAGCTATTGGACGTATTATTGAGGACTTCAGCCTGGTGAGGTTTATTCCTCTTGATCTTCGTGATGATGAGAATGTAGCCGATGTCATGATGACCATTGACAACATCCTGCAATATGGTGAAGATGCTGATGTCAAGACCAAGGACTTCGAATACCCCGATGAGAACGACAGAGAGGATAGCTTCAGCTGA
- the LOC111055735 gene encoding 7,8-dihydro-8-oxoguanine triphosphatase-like, whose translation MEQEKYYSLALIMKGRDILLGYKKKGVGHDKWHCFGGPVESDQNIEEATGRRIKEQCGLVVRKFEKAAILDFENKNDPVKTKVHVFVATEFEDTLEESRELLPQWFGPREIPFDSLWINIKNWLPKILYGKLLKGYMLFQGNEAVLYSKFNFVEIFNL comes from the exons ATGGAGCAGGAGAAGTACTATTCACTTGCACTTATAATGAAAGGGAGAGATATATTATTAGGATATAAGAAAAAAGGTGTTGGTCATGACAAGTGGCATTGTTTTGGAGGTCCGGTAGAATCTgatcaaaatattgaagaagCAACTGGAAG GAGAATAAAAGAACAATGCGGATTGGTTGTGAGAAAATTTGAGAAGGCTGCGATTCTTGATTTCGAAAACAAGAATGATCCAGTCAAAACGAAAGTACACGTTTTTGTTGCCACTGAATTTGAAGACACCTTAGAAGAATCGAGAG AATTATTACCACAGTGGTTCGGACCAAGAGAAATACCATTTGATTCCTTGTggataaatattaaaaactggcTTCCAAAAATATTGTATGGGAAGCTATTGAAAGGGTATATGTTGTTTCAAGGAAATGAAGCAGTTCTCTACAGCAAATTCAattttgtagagattttcaatttataa